In Lactuca sativa cultivar Salinas chromosome 5, Lsat_Salinas_v11, whole genome shotgun sequence, the DNA window CCCAGGAAATTACGTAGCAAGTGGCAGCGGGAATGGAAAGGATAAGGTTCAGACTTGAAGAAGGCGACAAGTTTTGAGGAAGACGTGGCGCACCAAGTGTTTAATTAAATTTCTAATTGCTTTcgctattattattaataattactTTAGTATTTGAATCTTGATTTTTGGAAGTTTTGggaatatgttaagttatatttatatttgaaatttggggtgttacaagttggtatcagagcgtggTTTAAGCAGATTAGTCGTTGTTTAAACGCCTAAGCTTAAACGGGAGGAGCGGTACATCGCCTAATCTGGAATGCGTCTCGTTTGTAGGTACTATGGATCATGGAAAGGCAATCGTCGATGGTGGGGTGTCAGTTGAGGGTACTAGTGGGTTACTTCCCCACGAGAAGTTGAAGGCCGAGTCAGAGCTCTCTGACTCGGAAGGCAATCTGGAACCAACGACCCCACTCAGCCTCTCTGAACGGGATGAAGAAGACGAGGATGTGGAATCCGAGGTGGAGCCCGAAGAAGATCCTGAGGAGGAGCCCGAAGAAGATCCTGAGGAGGAGCCcgaagaagaccccgaggaggaatccgAGGGAAATCACGTGGAGTACCATGCGGAGCAAAGATACGAAACGTTCCATATGCCTTATGTGGAGTACACGCCAACTAGTCCTGGTACCTACTGGGAGCGACTTTATAAAGATGAAATGCCACAGACACAGCTCGAGATTCACAGTTTAAAAAGAAAGATTGAAGAGATAGATGAACATAGGTCAAGGCTCGTACAGGAGAACCAAATAAGGGTTGATGCTGCTATGAAAAGTAAACGCAAGATACAAAGGTTGGAACAGGAGGTGTCAGAGCTAAGGAAACTGACTATCACTAAGTTGTGGGAAGGGTTTGTGGCTTGGGCAAAACAAGCCAAGGCCACGACTTACGGATTCCTAGATAAGGTGGTTGGAAGAGAGCCACCTCAGGCCGAGGTGTTGGTCATTCAAAGTGGTCCCGGAGATCGAAAAGCTAAAAAGATAAGGAAGTACTTGAAGGAGGGAAAGAGAATATTGAAATATGATGACATCGTTTTTAAAAATTAGAAAGTAGGAGTGCAATGATTTgtcttttttgtttcttttttttttattatttctctTGGTTGTTGGCTTGAGTGACTTGATGTGAACAAGACGTATgcctatttttgaagtttttggaataaaatttatgtttgttatacttattgtgttataaacataaatatgtaGTTGATATGTCTTCACGAAGATCTGGGAGGTTCACTAGGGTCACTCCGGAGGAAGAGCGCATCCCAATTGGAGCTTATGTTAGAGCACCAGGAGATGTTCCAGAAACCCCACTGAACCCGAATGCTAGTCGTGGACGGGGCCAAGGAAGAGGAAGGGGTAAAGGAAGAGGCCGAGGTGTTGTTACAGCACCGATACCTGTACAATCGGCCCATGGTAGCTCTGGATCCCACCGCGGTCGAGGTCGAGGTCGTGGAAGGGGTCGTGCGGCAAACACGATCACTAGAGAGGAGTTGGCTGATGAGATTGCTCGAGCAATTCGAGACACCTTACCGGATGTAATTGCTCAGGCACGAGAAGCAATAATGGGTGAGTATGAAGGTAACTTGGGTGGAGGTGAAGAGGACTACGATTACAGTACACCAAATATGAGTCGTAAACCAAGTATTGCACAACCCACAAGGCATCATGGCAACCACGATCGGCGGGGTTGTAGTTACAAGACGTTCATGAACTGCAAGCCACCCATTTTTAACGGAGAGATTGATCCCGTTTTGTCATCAACATGGATCATGGAGATTGAGGGAACATTCGATACTAGCAAGTGTGCGGATGAGGACAAGGTGATTTATGCTGCGACAATGCTAAAAGGGGAGGCAATACATTGGTGGGGCATGGTGAAGGAGGTTAGGGGGCATGAGGCAGCCAAGAATATGTCATGGGATGATTTCCtaagaatttttaaagaaaaattttgcCCTCGTACAGCGGTTAAACAGTTGGAGGAAGAATTTTTAAGGTTGGAGCAGGGGAATATGACTGTGAGGGAGTACACCACAAAGCTCACGGAGAAGGCTAGGTTTGCCGAATTTTACGTATCTACGGAAGAAAGAAGGGTGGAATGCTATATTTGGGGATTGAGAACAGCTATCCGTGAATTTGTGCAAATTCAGAAACCGGGTACTTTCCAGTCTGCTGTTGATGCTGCAGAAGGTCGTGAACGTGAGAAGAATCGTCAAGGTGAAGACAGGGCTTTGGGGAAAAGAAAATGGGAGGGTACAAATAATGATTCGAAGAAAGGCAAGACTTCAGGGCAAGAACGTAAGGTTGATCAAAGCTCTGGAGTAAAGCAATGTCCGAAATGTAACCGTTATCATAAGGGGGGGTGTAACATGAATCAGAAagtttgctacaagtgtggtaagCCAGGGCACATAGCCATAGAATGTAAGACAGGAAGGGTATGTTACGGGTGTGGTTCCCCTAACCACATTAAGTCGGAATGTCCTCAGAGTAAAGGTAACAACAATCAAGGCAGGATAACAGACAATCGGTCGACGGATAAAAAGGCTGACACTGGTAGAACAAAAGCTAGAGCTTTTCGCATGACGGCTCAGGAGACCCCGGATGTGGTGACAGGTACTTTCCTAGTAAACTCAGTTCATGCTAGGGtgttatttgattctggtgcaaATAGATCTTTTGTGTCTTCTACTTTTTGCAAAAACCTGGGTAGAAATGCAAAGACTCTAGAACATGCCTTAGAAATTGAAACTGCTGACGATCATTGGGTAGTAGTAAGAGAGGAATATGATGATTGCTCTATCAAAATCGAAGGTAGTGTGCTACCATTAAAATTATTACCTATAGCCCTAGGTGATTTTGATATTgttatagggatggattggttgtcaaAAAACCAAGCGATTATAGATTGTGAAAATAGGATTGTTCAAGTTTGGATGCCAGAAAAAGGAATGGTAAAAATTTACGGTGATCGGCGAATTAAGGACTCTATTTTGATATCAGTGACTAAGGCAACTCGTTATCTAAAGAAAGGGTGTCAAAGTTATTGGGCATATGTTCTCGATTCTAAGAAGGACAAGCCTGGAATAACACATATACCAGTTGTACGCGAGTTCCAAGATGTGTTCCCTGATGACCTAACTAGCTTGCCAccggataggcaagtggagtttcgaatcGATCTTACCCCAGGAGTAGCACCGATAGCTCGTGCGCCCTATCGGTTAGCACCAACCGaaatgaaggagttgatgactcaGTTGCAAGATTTGCTCGGCAAGGGTTTTATTCGGCCCAGTACCTCACCGTGGGGTGCACCAGTactattcgtcaagaagaaggatgggacaatgcgaatgtgcattgactacagggagTTAAACAAGGTGACTATAAAGAACCGGTATCCATTACCGagaattgatgacctattcgatcaactccagggggcaagttacttctcaaagatcgatttacGGTCAGGGTATCACCAGCTGAAAGTCAGAGAAGAAGATGTGTCGAAAACAGCCTTTCGAACTAGGTATGgtcatttcgagtttttagtaatgccatttggtttgaccaatgcaccagctgcattcatggatctgatgaaccaggtgtgcaagccatacctagacaagtttgtaatcgtctttatcgatgacatattgATATACTCTAAAAGTAAGGCAGACCATGAGCAACATCTGCGGCTAACACTTAGTTTATTGAGGAAAGAAAAATTATTTGCCAAAttttcgaagtgcgagttttggcttCGGGAAGTCCAGTTTTTGGGACATGTTGTAAACGAACAAGGTATCAAGgtggacccagcaaagattgaggcGATTGAAAAGTGGGAACCACCAAGGACCCCATTAGAAGTTCGAAGTTTTCTTGGGTTGGCAGGATACTATAGACGGTTTATACAAGACTTCTCGCGCATAGCTGCACCGCTAACTACCCTGACAAGGAAAAATGTGAAGTTCGAATGGAAGCCAGAGCAAGATAATGCCTTTAACGTCTTAAAGGAAAAGCTTAGCAGTGCACTAGTATTATCTTTACCAGAAGGCAATGATGGCTTTgttgtttatagtgatgcatccaAGTTAGGTTTGGGGTGTGTTTTGATGCAAAACGGTaaggtgattgcttatgcctcacgACAGTTAAAGGTTCACGAGCGTAAATACCCAACACATGATATGGAGTTGGCTGCAGTAGTGTTCgctttaaagatttggagacactatttgtatgggACAAGGTGTCagatcttcactgatcacaagagtttgaaataCCTGTTCGATCAGAaagatctgaacatgagacagcaacGGTGGATGGAACTATTAaaagattacgactgtgagatattatatcatccggggaaggcaaatgtggtagctgatgcactaAGTCGTAAGGAAAGAAGAGAACCACCTAAGATTCGAATGATGAAGATTAGCATAACCACCAGCTTACTAGATGATTTGATAAAGAATCAAGAGGAGGCCTCGAAGGAAGAGAAATGGAAAAGTGAAAGGGTGGCGGGAGTAATACAATCATTGGAAAAGGATAGTCGTGGCTTGAAGTGTTTCCAAGGAAGGGTTTGGGTACCACGAGTGGGTGAAGTGCGTAACTTACTTCTCAAGGAAGCGCACATGTCAAAGTACTCAATCCATCCGGGAACAAACAAGATGTATCAAGACTTACGAAAATCTTactggtggcctggtatgaaaaAGGATATAGCCTATTTTGTTGAAAGGTGTTTGACGTGCTTGAAGGTGAAGGCTGAACACCAAAGGCCATACGGTCAGTTACAGTCAATGGagattccagtgtggaaatgggatcaCATCACAATGGACTTTGTGACTAAGTTACCAAAGACACCAAAAGGTTATGACGCGATTTGGGTAGTTgtggatagattaaccaaatcggcacacttccttccgattaagGAGACGTACCCGTTAGAAAGGCTAGCTAAATTATACGTTGACGAGATAGTGAAACTGCATGGAGTTCCATTATCTATTATTTCGGATCGGGATAGTCGTTTTACGTCGACATTTTGGGGTAGCTTCCAACGAGAAATGGGTACTCGAGTAAAATTGAGCACGACATACCACCCGCAAACAGATGGCCAAAGTGAACGGACAATacagaccttggaagacatgttaaggtcttgtgttattgattttggagGGTCGTGGGAAACTCATTTTCCGTTAATTGAGtttgcctacaacaacagctatcatgcaaGTATAAAAGTCGCACCATATGAGACTCTATATGGCAGGAAGTGTAGAACTCCATTATGTTGGAATGAGGTGGGGGAGAAACAGTTGGCTGGACCTGAACTTGTTCAGCAAACTACCGACAAAATCCAGGTGATTAGGGATAACATTAAGGTTGCTCaggatcggcagaaaagttatgcagataaGCGGAGAAAGCCAATAatgtttcaggtcggtgataaaGTTATGTTAAAGGTGTCCCCATGGAAGGGCATTGTTCGTTTTGGTAAGCGGGGGAAGTTAAGTCCTCGCTACGTTGGACCCTTTATAATTAAGGAACGAGTTGGACAGGTAGcctatcgattggagctaccaaGGGAAATGCAGGGCATTCATAGCacattccatgtctctaatctaaagaagtgtctagcgGATACCGCCATGGAAGTGCCACTTCAAGAAATTAAGGTTGATGAGAAGCTACGATATACAGAAGAACCCGTTGCGATTATAGATCGAAAGGTCAGAAAGTTAAGGAATGTGGAGATACCACTGGTGAAAGTTCAGTGGAAGTATCATAAAGGTTCGGATGCAACATGGGAGACCAAGCGAGATATGAAAACTAAATACCCTCATTTGTTTGCTTAATTCAAATTCCGAGGACGAAATTCCTTTAAGGAGGGAAGTTTGTGATAACTTAAATTTAAGATGTAGAAATATATATGTAATTAGATTATATCATCATAATAAAAGGATTAAATTCAAGGAATAATGAGGTAATTAGTGGAGAATTATGGGGATTAATGGCAAAAACCGTCATCTTCATTAGGGCTGTAAATTTGAGCAAATGAAAGGGCTGCACCAGTTGTAGACTTAGGTGATATATatagcttgagaaatcaattggAAACCCCATTGGAATTTCGAAAAAGGGTGAAGAATCGAGGAAGAAATCGGAGGTAGAAGGTTGTGAAGGATTTCAGAGTTTTCTTAGAAATTAAGGTATGATTATTCGAA includes these proteins:
- the LOC128126053 gene encoding uncharacterized protein LOC128126053, which codes for MDHGKAIVDGGVSVEGTSGLLPHEKLKAESELSDSEGNLEPTTPLSLSERDEEDEDVESEVEPEEDPEEEPEEDPEEEPEEDPEEESEGNHVEYHAEQRYETFHMPYVEYTPTSPGTYWERLYKDEMPQTQLEIHSLKRKIEEIDEHRSRLVQENQIRVDAAMKSKRKIQRLEQEVSELRKLTITKLWEGFVAWAKQAKATTYGFLDKVVGREPPQAEVLVIQSGPGDRKAKKIRKYLKEGKRILKYDDIVFKN